TTGTAGGTGAATGAATCGTAATTATCGATAAATAAAATCATGGATTCCCTCATCTGCTTTTTCAATTGCCATGCGTAAAGCAAGCGCTTTATTGATGGTTTCCTGGTATTCGTTTTTAGGAATACTATCCGCTACAATTCCTGCTCCAGCCTGCAAGTACAGTTTGTTATCCTTCGCAATTATGGTTCGAATTGCGATGCACATATCCATATTGCCGGAATAATCGAAATACCCGATTGCGCCAGCATAAATTCCTCGTTTCTGCTTTTCTAATTCATGGATAATTTCCATGGCACGTATTTTCGGAGCGCCGGAAACAGTCCCTGCCGGAAATGCAGATTTAAAAGCATCGACAGATGTAAAGCCTTCCTTCAATTCTCCAGTCACTCTTGAGATAATATGCATCACATGGGAATAACGCTCGATGGTTTTGAAATCGCTTACTTTAACACTGCCATGCCTGGATACCCGGCCCATATCATTCCTGGCAAGATCGACCAACATGATATGCTCCGCAAGTTCCTTCGGATCATGCAGCAGACTATCAGCCAGCTTATTATCTTCTTCGCTGGAATTCCCTCTTGGCCGTGTGCCGGCAATCGGAATAATTTCCAGGTTGTTTTTTTCTGCCCGAATGAGCGGTTCCGGCGAAGATCCGATAATTTGGTAGCCGACAAAATCAAGGTAATACAAATATGGCGACGGATTTACGGTTCGTAATGACCGGTAAACCTGGAAAGGATCGCCGGAAAACGCTACCTCAAACCGTTGAGAAAGAACCACTTGAAAAATGTCACCGGCATAAATATGATCCTTTCCCTGCCGGACAGCTTCTTCAAATTCCGATTCACTAAAGTTACTCTTGAATTGATCCAATGATGCCGAAAAATTCAATTCAACGGAAAATGGCCGGTTTAATTTTTCCAACAACTGATCCAATCTTCTTTGCCCATCACGGTACAAATGTGGTATATGGCTATCCTGATCGACAAAAACATTGGCAATAAGGATTACCTCATTCTTCAAATGATCGAAAGCAACCAGGTTGTCATAAAATGCCATTACAGCATCTTCGCTGCCTATTTTATCCTGTTTTGGCTCAGGCAGTGTTTCAATGGATCGAATCATATCATAGCCAACGAATCCTAGTACTCCGCAGGTAAATTTGGGCAGCCCTTCTACGGAAATCGATTGATATTCTTTAAGATAGGATTCCAGCAAAC
The window above is part of the candidate division KSB1 bacterium genome. Proteins encoded here:
- the trpE gene encoding anthranilate synthase component I, yielding MTFEQFEKLAKPRTIVPVYRKLNADFITPVIAYLKIREEGSYSFLLESVEKGQQLGRYSFIGQQPFRVVSSLDSQTVIDEFNANHIAKNNYFSLLESYLKEYQSISVEGLPKFTCGVLGFVGYDMIRSIETLPEPKQDKIGSEDAVMAFYDNLVAFDHLKNEVILIANVFVDQDSHIPHLYRDGQRRLDQLLEKLNRPFSVELNFSASLDQFKSNFSESEFEEAVRQGKDHIYAGDIFQVVLSQRFEVAFSGDPFQVYRSLRTVNPSPYLYYLDFVGYQIIGSSPEPLIRAEKNNLEIIPIAGTRPRGNSSEEDNKLADSLLHDPKELAEHIMLVDLARNDMGRVSRHGSVKVSDFKTIERYSHVMHIISRVTGELKEGFTSVDAFKSAFPAGTVSGAPKIRAMEIIHELEKQKRGIYAGAIGYFDYSGNMDMCIAIRTIIAKDNKLYLQAGAGIVADSIPKNEYQETINKALALRMAIEKADEGIHDFIYR